The sequence below is a genomic window from Halolamina litorea.
GAGCGGCTCCAGTTCCTCGTCGGCCTCGTCGATCCAACCCTCCAACTCCGCCACGTCGTCGGCGTCGACCTGCGGGTCGCCCTCGCCGGTGTCGGGGTTGGCGAACTCCGCCTGCACGACGTGGAGGCAGTTCTGGACCTGCTTGAGGTGACCGTCCACGTCCTCGTGGCCCGTGGGTCGGACCCGGCCGACGAGCGTGTTGGCCTCGTCGACGGTGCCGTAGGCCTCGATGCGGTGGCTGGTCTTCGAGACGCGTTCGGCGTTCCCGAGGTCCGTTTCACCCTCGTCGCCGCGGCCGGTGTAGACCGTCACGCGAGGGTCCGCTCCACGTACTCGAGGATGTTCGCGCTCTCGGCCATCGTGACGCCGTGGGCCTCGTCGACGAGGACGGGCACCGCGCGCTGATTGCTCACGCGGGCGACCTCGTCCCGGTCGGAGTGGAGCGCGTCGACCCAGACGGTGTCGTACTCGATGCCGTGTTCCTCCAGCGCGTCGTGGACCTTCTCGCACCAGGGACAACCGTCCAGTGCGTACAGCGTGATGGACATGGACGGTGGTTGGGCGGGCCGGGGCAAGTAGCTTGTTACGGCGGCGACCGGGGGCGGCCCTCGCGGTTTCGGGCCGGCGTCGATGGGGCGTCGACGCGCCGAGCGCTCCGGGGGAAAACTATGTGTTCTCTCGAAAACACGTATACTCTGATAATGAGTGCTACCGACAGCTTCCGGTCCCGGTTCGGGTTCTCCGACACCTCCACGGCGGGCTTTGGCCTGACGTTGGCGGGCTTCATCGGCTTCATGGGGATCATCACGGCCGAAGTCCTCTACCCGGACTACTCGACCAGACAGGACATCAGCGACCTCGGCTCGACCCGCCCGCCGAACCCCGTGATCCACGAGCCCTCGGCGACGATCTTCAACAGCACCATGCTCCTGACGGGGGCGATGGTCGTCGTCTCCGCGTACTTCCTCTACCGCGCGGTCGACCGCCGTGGGTTTCCCCTCGCGCTCGGCGTGTTCGGGTTCGCCGCCTTCGGCGTCGGCGTGTTCCCGGGGAACATGGCCCCGTGGCACGGCTTGTTCGCCATGCTCACGTTCTTCAGCGGCGGGATCACCGCCGTCCTCTCTGCACGACTCGTCCCACGACCGATGTCGTTTCTCACCGCGCTGTTCGGCGGCATCTCCCTCCTCGTGCTCCTCAGCGTCTTCTTCTACGGGCTGGTGGTCGGTGGCCCCAGCCCCCTCGAACCCCTCGGGGCGGGGGGAATCGAGCGCTGGGTCGTCTACCCGATCATCCTCTGGCTCCCCGTCTTCGGCGGCTATCTGTTGGCCGAACCGACCGAGCCGTTCGTGAGCGCCCACGAGTAGTCGACGGCCGCTGGGGCCGTCGAAACGATATCTTCAACAGGGAGACGGGCGAATCCCGGGGGTATGAGCCTCGAAACCGAACACGAGTGTCCCGAGTGTGGCGGCACCCGGACGTTCTGGAAGGTCGCGGCGATGAACCTCCACCTCGGCAAGAAGGTCAAGTGGCACTGTGAGGACTGCGACTACGGCTACATCCAGATCGACGGGATCAGCACCGAACTGTCCGCCTGAAAGCGGCCGAGACGGTTTCCCGTACTACTCCTCCAGCGCCTGCCACGAGAGCCGCGGGTCCCGCGCGGCGCTCGTCTGGTCGATGCGTTTTGCGGTCGTCCGGCTCGGGGCGTCGTGGCGCTCCTCGTCGGTCGAACCGAGCGCGGCGTCGAAGGCGGCCGCGAGTTCGTCGAGGGACTGCTTGCTCTCGATCTCGGTCGGCTCGGTGAGCATCGCCTCTGGCACCATCTCGGGCCAGTTCGTCGTCGGCGGGTGCACGCCGAAGTCGAGCATCCGCTTTGCCACGTCGGCGGCGGCGGCGTCGCCGGCCGTCGCGGCGAACTCGTGGTGGAACGGGCCGTAGGGCACCTCCAGATCGACCTGTTCGGCGAGGTAGTTCGCGTTCAACACGGCCTTCGCGCTCGCGTCGGCCAGCCCCGAGTCACCCAGTCGAGCGATGTAGGCGTAGGCCTTCACGAGCACGAGCCAGTTGCCCTGGAAGCCGTGGACGCGCTCGATGGCGTCCTCGCTCTCGCCGAACTCGTAGCCCGACTCGGTCTCCTCGATCCGGGGGTTCGGGAGGTAGGGTTCGAGTTCCTCGACGACGCCGACGGGGCCGGCGCCGGGACCGCCGCCGCCGTGGGGGGTGGCGAACGTCTTGTGGACGTTGTAGTGCATGATGTCGAAGCCCATGTCGCCCGGCCGGGCGCGGCCCAGCAGGGCGTTGAGGTTCGCGCCGTCGTAGTAGAGCAGGCCGCCGGCGTCGTGGACGACGTCGGCGATCTCCTCGATGTCGCGCTCGAACAGCCCCACCGTGTTGGGGTTGGTGAGCATCAGCGCCGCCGTGTCAGAAGAGACGGCGGCTTCCAGCGCTTCCATGTCGACGCGGCCGTCCTCGCCGGAGGGGAGTTCGACCACGTCGTAGCCCGCGAGCGCCGCCGTCGCGAAGTTGGTGCCGTGGGCGGAACTCGGGATCAGCACCTCGCTGCGGTCCTCGCCGTTGGCGCGGTGGTACGCCCGGGCAACGGCGATGCCGGTGAACTCGCCCGCGGCGCCGGCCGGCGGCTGGAGCGTCACCGCGTCCATGCCGCCGATGCGTGCGAGGTAGTCCTGCAGCCCCGCGAGCAGGCCGAGCGTCCCCTGCACCGACGACGCCGAGCGGTCGGGGTGGACCGCCGCGTTCGGGTCGGCGGCCACGTCCTCGGTCACCGGGGGGTTGTACTTCATCGTACACGAGCCCAGCGGGTAGGGCCCGGACTCGATGCTCCAGTTCATCTGAGAGAGCCGGGTGTAGTGCCGCGCTAGCTCCGGTTCCTCGGGGTTCGGGAGCGTCAGGTCGTCCCGGGTCAGGTCGTCGGGGAGCACGCCCTCGGACTCGACGGTCTCGCTGCGCTTCTCCGACAGCAGCGGTTCGTTCTCCTCGTCGCTGACGGCGTAGACGGCCTGGTCGTAGGTTCGTGGTTCGTTCTCGCTCATGCTGCCACCTCCTCGAACGCGGCGACGAGGTCGTCGGCCGCGTGGGCGTTCGCGTCGGTGATACAGACCTGCAGCCGATGGTCGCCGATCACGTGGACGGCGAAGCCTTCCTCCTCCAGATCGTCGGCGATGGCCTGCGCGGGCTGGTCGGTACCGACGACGAACTCGCGGAAGTGGTGACGGTCGTCGACGGGTGCCTGCAGCCCCGTCACGTCATCGATGTCAGCGGCGAGGTCACGGGCGAGCGTCACGCAGTCCTCCGCGAGGCCGACGAGGCCGTCGGCGCCGAGGTAGGCGGCGTGCATCGCCGCCCGCAGGGCCACCCACGCCTGATTTGTGCAGATGTTCGAGGTCGCGCGCTGCTTGCGGATGTGCTGTTCGCGGGTCTGGAGGGTGAGCGTGTAGGCCCGCGTGCCGTCGGCGTCCTCGCTGGCGCCGACGAGCCGGCCCGGCACCTGTCGGAGGAACTCCTCGTCACACGCGAAGAGGCCGAGCCCCATGCCGTAGGCGGCGGGGAGGCCGAGCACGCCGGCCTCGCCGACGACTACGTCGGCGCCGACGCTCGCGGGCTCCTCGAGGATCGACAGCGCGACCGGGTCCGAGCCGAGACAGAACATCGCGCCCTCGGCGTCGGCGATCTCGCCGATCTCGGCGAGGTTGGGCTCGATGCAGCCCCGGACCGTCGGGGTCTCGGCGTAGACGAACACGGTATCCTCGCCAACCGCGTCGTCGAGCGCGTCGACATCGGCGGTGCCGTTCTCGATCGGGTACGTCTCGATGCGGAGGTCCGAGCCGTCGACGTAGTTCGCGAGCACGGAACGCTTCCCCTCGCGGAGGTTCTCGGGGACGAGCACGACCTCGCCGTCGACGCTCCGGACGCGGTCGGCGAGCAGCGCGGCCTCGCCCAGCGCGGTGGCGGCGTCGTACATCGAGCAGTTGGCGATCCCGAGGCCGGTCAGTTCGACGAGCATCGACTGGTACTCGAACAGCGCCTGCAGGAACCCCTGCGTGATCTCGGGCTGGTACTGGGTGTAGGACGTGAGGAACTCCGAGCGCGAGGAGAGGCTGTCGACGACGCTCGGGACGTAGTGCTCGTAGTGGCCGCGGCCGAGGAACTCCGTCAGGTCGTCGTTTCGGCCGAGCAGGTCGGCCATCTCCCGGCGCAGTTCCTGCTCGCTCCGGGGTTCGATCCCGAACTCGCCGTCGAACGCGACTGGCTCCGGGATGTCGAACAGCGCGGCCTCGTCGGCGGCGCCGACGGCGTCGAGCATCGCGGCGGTTTCGGCGTCGGTGTGGGGGGCGTACGGGCTCCCGCTCATCGTCCGCCTCCGTGGTGAGAACTGCCGTGCATCTATGGTTCGCGGGAGGGACTTGGGGGACAAAGACGTGCCGAATCCGGCCCGCGAGGGCGGGTAGCTGTGCAGGGACGTGCGAAAAAGCCGACGTGATCAGTTACCGGCGCTCCCGCCCTCGAAGGAGGCGAAGTTCACGACGACGAACAGCGCCAACAGGGCGACGCCGACGGCGGCGAAGGCGACCGACGCCGTCCGGCAGCCCTCCGCTGACAGTTCGGTGTGTTCGACGGCCCACGGCGTGGCGAAGACCCCCGAGAGCAGTAGGCAGAGTCCCGAGACGGCCAGCCAGCCGCCGGCCAGCGGCGAGGCGAGGAAGGCGAAGGCGCCGTAGGCAAGCAGGACGACGCCGAGGGAGCCGACGACGACGGCGAGGAAGCCGGGACCGGACGGACGCTGGGTGGAGCGGGTACTCACGGTACTCATGCGGGACTATCGGTCGCTCGGGAGATATTCGTTGCGGGCCGAGGGGTCGCACGGCGGAAAACCGCGGGTGGTGCCGAACTCAGGCGATCTGCTCGCCGTACTCGTCGGCGTCCATCAGGTCCTCGAACTCGCTTTCGTCGCTCGGTTCGATCTCCAGCAGCCAGCCGTCGCCGTAGGGGTCCTCGTTGACCAGTTCGGGCTGGTCGCGGAGTTTCTCGTTGACGGCGACGACCTCGCCGGAAACCGGAGCGTAGAGGTCCGAGACGGCCTTGATGGACTCGACGACGCCGAACGCCTCGTCGTGGGTGATCGTGTCGCCCTCGTCGGGCAGTTCGACGAACACCACGTCGCCGAGTTCGTCCTGTGCGAAGTCGGAGATGCCGACCCGCGTCGGCTCGTCGGTGGTCGCCCATTCGTGCGATGCGAGGTACTTCCGGTCGTCGGGAACGTCGAAGCTCATTTGTCGATGAAGGGGGGTGTGGTGACTGTCGCGCGTTTCTCGTCGCCGCGGACGACGACGCCGACCTCGGTGCCGTCGTCGGCCAGTTCCGTCGGGAGGTAGCCCAGCGCGATGGCCTCGTTCAGCGTCGGGCTCATCGTCCCGCTGGTGACCTCGCCGACGGGCTCGCCGTCGTGGGTGATCTCGTAGCCGTGGCGGGCGATCCCGCGCTCCTGTAGGACGAGCCCGGTGAACTGCTCCTCGACGCCGACCTCCTGCTGGGCGGCCAGCGCGTCGCGGCCGACGAACTCGGTGTCGAGGTCCACCGCGAAGCCGATGCCGGCCTCGAAGGGCGTCCGGGGGTTCTCCTCGGGGTCGAAGTCCTGTCCGGAGAGGAGAAAGCCCATCTCCATCCGGAGGGTGTCACGGGCGCCGAGCCCGCAGGGCTGGCAGTCGAACGCCGCCCAGACCGCCTCCGCGTCGTCGACGGGGCAGAGCACTTCGACGCCGTCCTCGCCGGTGTAGCCCGTGCGGGCCACCAGACAGTCCGCGCCGGCGACCGTCGCCTCGGTGATCGAGAACCGCCCGAGGTCGGCGATGTCGTCGCTCTCCTCGGCGAGTGGGGCGCCGACGGACTCGACGGCGTCGACGGTCAGGTCCATCGCTTCGGGGCCCTGAACCGCGAACATCGCCCAGTCCTCGGTCTCGTTCGTGACCCGAGCGTCGAGGTCGGTCTCGTCGCGGTAGTCGACCCAGTGCTGCTCGGCCTCCTCGTCGTGGCCGGCGTTCGGGACG
It includes:
- a CDS encoding cob(I)yrinic acid a,c-diamide adenosyltransferase, with product MTVYTGRGDEGETDLGNAERVSKTSHRIEAYGTVDEANTLVGRVRPTGHEDVDGHLKQVQNCLHVVQAEFANPDTGEGDPQVDADDVAELEGWIDEADEELEPLTSFVLPGGGDAGARLHHARAVTRRAERRAVALGEQEREVVNAEAIRYLNRLSDYLFTAARLVNQREGVPEESPTY
- a CDS encoding glutathione S-transferase N-terminal domain-containing protein: MSITLYALDGCPWCEKVHDALEEHGIEYDTVWVDALHSDRDEVARVSNQRAVPVLVDEAHGVTMAESANILEYVERTLA
- a CDS encoding DUF998 domain-containing protein, whose amino-acid sequence is MSATDSFRSRFGFSDTSTAGFGLTLAGFIGFMGIITAEVLYPDYSTRQDISDLGSTRPPNPVIHEPSATIFNSTMLLTGAMVVVSAYFLYRAVDRRGFPLALGVFGFAAFGVGVFPGNMAPWHGLFAMLTFFSGGITAVLSARLVPRPMSFLTALFGGISLLVLLSVFFYGLVVGGPSPLEPLGAGGIERWVVYPIILWLPVFGGYLLAEPTEPFVSAHE
- the gcvPB gene encoding aminomethyl-transferring glycine dehydrogenase subunit GcvPB, encoding MSENEPRTYDQAVYAVSDEENEPLLSEKRSETVESEGVLPDDLTRDDLTLPNPEEPELARHYTRLSQMNWSIESGPYPLGSCTMKYNPPVTEDVAADPNAAVHPDRSASSVQGTLGLLAGLQDYLARIGGMDAVTLQPPAGAAGEFTGIAVARAYHRANGEDRSEVLIPSSAHGTNFATAALAGYDVVELPSGEDGRVDMEALEAAVSSDTAALMLTNPNTVGLFERDIEEIADVVHDAGGLLYYDGANLNALLGRARPGDMGFDIMHYNVHKTFATPHGGGGPGAGPVGVVEELEPYLPNPRIEETESGYEFGESEDAIERVHGFQGNWLVLVKAYAYIARLGDSGLADASAKAVLNANYLAEQVDLEVPYGPFHHEFAATAGDAAAADVAKRMLDFGVHPPTTNWPEMVPEAMLTEPTEIESKQSLDELAAAFDAALGSTDEERHDAPSRTTAKRIDQTSAARDPRLSWQALEE
- the gcvPA gene encoding aminomethyl-transferring glycine dehydrogenase subunit GcvPA; this encodes MSGSPYAPHTDAETAAMLDAVGAADEAALFDIPEPVAFDGEFGIEPRSEQELRREMADLLGRNDDLTEFLGRGHYEHYVPSVVDSLSSRSEFLTSYTQYQPEITQGFLQALFEYQSMLVELTGLGIANCSMYDAATALGEAALLADRVRSVDGEVVLVPENLREGKRSVLANYVDGSDLRIETYPIENGTADVDALDDAVGEDTVFVYAETPTVRGCIEPNLAEIGEIADAEGAMFCLGSDPVALSILEEPASVGADVVVGEAGVLGLPAAYGMGLGLFACDEEFLRQVPGRLVGASEDADGTRAYTLTLQTREQHIRKQRATSNICTNQAWVALRAAMHAAYLGADGLVGLAEDCVTLARDLAADIDDVTGLQAPVDDRHHFREFVVGTDQPAQAIADDLEEEGFAVHVIGDHRLQVCITDANAHAADDLVAAFEEVAA
- the gcvH gene encoding glycine cleavage system protein GcvH, with product MSFDVPDDRKYLASHEWATTDEPTRVGISDFAQDELGDVVFVELPDEGDTITHDEAFGVVESIKAVSDLYAPVSGEVVAVNEKLRDQPELVNEDPYGDGWLLEIEPSDESEFEDLMDADEYGEQIA
- the gcvT gene encoding glycine cleavage system aminomethyltransferase GcvT, with translation MATRRPPLYPVHEDRGAGFTDFGGWEMPVEFDSIRAEHAAVREAAGIFDVSHMGEIRVDGPDAETLMQRLTTNDVSSLGPGGAQYGCITDEDGVIHDDTMTYALPDGSYLFVPNAGHDEEAEQHWVDYRDETDLDARVTNETEDWAMFAVQGPEAMDLTVDAVESVGAPLAEESDDIADLGRFSITEATVAGADCLVARTGYTGEDGVEVLCPVDDAEAVWAAFDCQPCGLGARDTLRMEMGFLLSGQDFDPEENPRTPFEAGIGFAVDLDTEFVGRDALAAQQEVGVEEQFTGLVLQERGIARHGYEITHDGEPVGEVTSGTMSPTLNEAIALGYLPTELADDGTEVGVVVRGDEKRATVTTPPFIDK